In Halorientalis sp. LT38, a genomic segment contains:
- a CDS encoding tRNA (N(6)-L-threonylcarbamoyladenosine(37)-C(2))-methylthiotransferase yields MARYHIETYGCTSNRGETQQIEQALREGGHHPVDGPEAADVAILNTCTVLEKTEQNMLRRARELDAETPGDLVVTGCMALAQGDLFRDEEFDAEILHWDEVPEHVRNGECPTVTDGVEPVLDGVTGILPIARGCMSDCSYCITKQATGRIDSPSVDENVEKARALVHAGAKEIRITGQDTGVYGWDSNQGESLLPELLDRICDIEGDFRVRVGMANPKGVHGAREDLARVFAENDELYNFLHAPVQSGSDDVLADMRRQHAVSEYVEVVETFDEHLDYWTLSTDFIAGFPTETDRDHEQSLALMRETRPEKINVTRFSKRPGTDAADMKGLGGQTKKDRSKELSELKMDLVGGAHEEMVGTDRRVLLVEDGTGESLVGYDEAHRQVVIADAEERGLAVGEFVDVEITSHNTVYAFGEPI; encoded by the coding sequence ATGGCCCGCTATCACATCGAGACGTACGGGTGTACCTCCAACAGGGGTGAGACCCAGCAGATCGAGCAGGCGCTGCGCGAGGGGGGCCACCACCCCGTCGACGGCCCCGAAGCGGCCGACGTGGCGATCCTCAACACCTGCACGGTCCTCGAGAAGACGGAGCAGAACATGCTCCGGCGGGCCAGAGAACTCGACGCGGAGACGCCCGGCGACCTGGTGGTGACCGGTTGCATGGCGCTCGCCCAGGGCGACCTCTTCCGCGACGAGGAGTTCGACGCGGAGATCCTCCACTGGGACGAGGTGCCCGAACACGTCCGCAACGGCGAGTGCCCGACCGTCACCGACGGCGTCGAACCGGTGCTCGACGGCGTGACCGGCATCCTCCCCATCGCGCGGGGCTGCATGAGCGACTGCTCGTACTGCATCACCAAGCAGGCCACCGGTCGCATCGACAGCCCGTCGGTCGACGAGAACGTCGAGAAGGCCCGGGCGCTCGTCCACGCGGGCGCGAAGGAGATACGTATCACCGGCCAGGACACCGGCGTCTACGGCTGGGACAGCAATCAGGGCGAGAGCCTCCTCCCCGAGCTACTGGACCGCATCTGCGATATCGAGGGCGACTTCCGGGTTCGGGTGGGGATGGCCAACCCGAAGGGCGTCCACGGCGCCCGCGAGGACCTCGCCCGGGTGTTCGCCGAGAACGACGAACTGTACAACTTCCTGCACGCGCCCGTCCAGTCGGGCAGCGACGACGTGCTCGCCGACATGCGCCGCCAGCACGCGGTGTCGGAGTACGTCGAGGTCGTCGAGACCTTCGACGAGCACCTCGATTACTGGACGCTCTCGACGGACTTCATCGCGGGTTTCCCGACCGAAACCGACCGCGACCACGAGCAGAGCCTCGCGCTCATGCGCGAGACGCGCCCCGAGAAGATCAACGTCACGCGCTTCTCGAAGCGCCCCGGCACCGACGCCGCCGACATGAAGGGGCTGGGCGGCCAGACGAAGAAGGACCGCTCGAAGGAACTCTCCGAACTGAAGATGGACCTCGTGGGCGGGGCTCACGAGGAGATGGTCGGCACCGATCGCAGGGTCCTGCTCGTCGAGGACGGGACCGGCGAGTCGCTCGTGGGCTACGACGAGGCTCACCGCCAGGTCGTGATCGCCGACGCGGAGGAGCGGGGGCTCGCGGTCGGCGAGTTCGTCGACGTCGAGATCACGAGCCACAACACGGTGTACGCCTTCGGCGAACCGATCTGA
- a CDS encoding nucleoside phosphorylase, with protein sequence MAKQPHLLVEDGALADVALLPGDPGRVDRIADACDEATTVAQNREYKVVNATYEGRELTVCSTGIGCPSAAIAVEELEAVGVETLIRVGTTGALQSGIEIGDMVVATGAAKDEGTTGRYEGDTVPAVPDYDVLSALVDAAEKRGEDVHVGPIATDDAFYAETDAYVRDWEEAGLLAVEMEAAAIFSLARRKGMAAGAICTVDGNLVEGTQKGETEAEELPEKAQNNVERAIEISLSAATTV encoded by the coding sequence ATGGCGAAACAACCACACCTGCTCGTCGAGGACGGTGCGCTGGCCGACGTCGCGCTGTTGCCGGGCGACCCCGGCCGCGTCGACCGGATCGCCGACGCCTGTGACGAGGCGACGACGGTGGCACAGAACCGTGAGTACAAGGTCGTCAACGCCACCTACGAGGGCCGCGAGCTCACCGTCTGCTCGACCGGGATCGGCTGTCCGTCGGCCGCCATCGCCGTCGAGGAACTCGAAGCCGTGGGCGTCGAGACCCTGATCCGGGTCGGCACGACCGGCGCGCTCCAGTCCGGCATCGAGATCGGGGACATGGTCGTCGCGACGGGCGCAGCCAAAGACGAGGGGACGACCGGGCGGTACGAGGGCGACACCGTCCCGGCCGTGCCGGACTACGACGTCCTCTCGGCACTGGTCGACGCCGCGGAGAAGCGGGGAGAAGACGTCCACGTTGGCCCGATCGCGACGGATGACGCGTTCTACGCCGAAACTGACGCCTACGTACGCGACTGGGAGGAAGCCGGCCTACTGGCCGTCGAGATGGAGGCCGCGGCGATCTTCTCGCTGGCCCGTCGCAAGGGGATGGCCGCCGGCGCGATCTGTACGGTCGACGGCAACCTCGTCGAGGGGACCCAGAAGGGCGAGACCGAGGCCGAGGAACTCCCCGAGAAGGCACAGAACAACGTCGAGCGGGCGATCGAGATCTCGCTGTCGGCGGCGACCACAGTTTGA
- the deoC gene encoding deoxyribose-phosphate aldolase, with protein MDVPGRIDHTVLGPATTGDEVLGVVDEAVEHGMNACVPPCYVDLVADYAPETTLATVIGFPQGQHATETKVSEAERAWTDGADELDLVANVGRLKSGEEDTYEDEIGEVVAATPMPVKVILETSLLSDEETRRAAELAVAADADMLKTATGFAEGGATVADVELLSEYLPVKASGGIGSWEAAKAMFDAGAERIGASSGVAIVEEWAAAGQPSTGAGSDGA; from the coding sequence ATGGACGTACCCGGGCGGATCGACCACACGGTACTGGGGCCGGCGACCACCGGCGACGAGGTACTGGGGGTCGTGGACGAGGCCGTCGAACACGGGATGAACGCCTGCGTCCCGCCGTGTTACGTCGATCTGGTCGCGGACTACGCGCCCGAGACGACGCTCGCGACGGTGATCGGGTTTCCCCAGGGGCAGCACGCGACGGAGACGAAGGTCAGTGAGGCCGAGCGGGCCTGGACCGACGGCGCCGACGAACTCGATCTGGTGGCCAACGTCGGGCGCCTGAAATCGGGCGAGGAAGACACCTACGAGGACGAAATCGGCGAAGTCGTCGCCGCTACCCCGATGCCCGTGAAGGTCATCCTCGAGACGTCGCTGCTCAGCGACGAGGAGACACGCCGGGCGGCCGAACTCGCGGTCGCCGCCGACGCCGACATGCTCAAGACCGCGACCGGGTTCGCCGAGGGCGGCGCCACGGTGGCCGACGTCGAACTGCTGAGCGAGTACCTGCCGGTGAAGGCCAGCGGCGGGATCGGCTCCTGGGAGGCGGCGAAAGCGATGTTCGACGCCGGGGCCGAACGCATCGGCGCGAGCAGCGGGGTCGCCATCGTCGAGGAGTGGGCGGCGGCGGGGCAGCCATCGACCGGAGCCGGATCGGACGGGGCGTGA
- a CDS encoding DUF63 family protein, producing MFRQVLPEGLAVPATPYLLVLVVAGLAVGAALYSRRPPVTQRLVLAFTPWMTAGAALHVVYQLGAAPPAIAPLLGAPAVYVTTFLLAGAVWVGLLSLDRRVPRPLAVVGGVVTLVGAANVVATATTRGTFAPVLPLAALVASVPLTAGTYGAVRHLRPTVTARTGALGAVVVFGHVLDGVSTAVGVDLLGSGERSPLPEAIMDFAASLPTEPLLGSGWLFVLVKLLIAAGVLVLFADFLEEDPVQGNAALGLVAAVGLGPGTHNVLLFAALGAA from the coding sequence ATGTTTCGCCAGGTGTTGCCTGAGGGGCTGGCCGTCCCCGCGACGCCGTATCTGCTCGTGCTGGTCGTCGCCGGCCTCGCCGTCGGCGCCGCGTTGTACAGTCGTCGACCACCTGTCACGCAGCGACTCGTCCTCGCGTTCACCCCGTGGATGACCGCGGGCGCAGCCCTGCACGTCGTCTACCAGCTCGGGGCCGCGCCGCCGGCCATCGCCCCGCTCCTGGGCGCACCCGCAGTGTACGTGACGACCTTCCTGCTGGCCGGGGCGGTCTGGGTGGGGCTGCTCTCACTCGACCGCCGGGTTCCGCGTCCCCTCGCCGTCGTCGGCGGCGTCGTGACGCTCGTCGGTGCCGCGAACGTCGTCGCCACGGCGACCACCCGGGGGACGTTCGCCCCGGTGCTCCCGCTCGCGGCGCTCGTCGCGTCGGTTCCGCTCACTGCTGGGACGTACGGCGCAGTCCGACACCTGCGACCGACCGTGACCGCCCGAACGGGGGCTCTCGGTGCGGTCGTCGTGTTCGGGCACGTTCTCGACGGCGTGTCCACCGCGGTCGGCGTCGACCTGCTGGGAAGCGGGGAGCGAAGCCCACTTCCCGAGGCGATCATGGACTTCGCCGCCTCACTGCCGACCGAACCCCTGCTCGGTAGCGGCTGGCTGTTCGTGCTCGTGAAGCTCCTGATCGCCGCCGGCGTCCTGGTGCTGTTCGCGGATTTCCTGGAGGAGGACCCGGTCCAGGGCAACGCGGCGCTCGGGCTCGTCGCCGCCGTCGGACTCGGGCCCGGGACGCACAACGTGTTGCTGTTCGCAGCCCTGGGAGCGGCGTGA
- a CDS encoding cation diffusion facilitator family transporter, with product MTRSTALRRVGLVVLGVNLVLVLAKGAIWYVTGSLAVGSEAVNSLADTVYSVVIVAGLYLTTRPPDFEHPHGHERIEPFVSLFVALGIFAAGAAVIWQAISSVLADSVAVTHNPAAVGVLAFAAVAKYLLYRYCLAVGTDHRSPAVVATALDNRNDILTALAAMGGVIGAVLGFPLLDPIAAAVVGVGILYTGVEVVRDNLDYLVGAAPPEDLRAEIVRRALSHPDVEGAHDVIAHYVGPEIDVSLHVEVEGDRTLTEAHDIESAVIQSIERLPEVDDAFVHVDPKEAGEWKPDEEVDRLVGGPNRDPDRDP from the coding sequence ATGACACGCTCGACGGCGCTCAGGCGGGTCGGCCTCGTGGTGCTCGGGGTCAACCTGGTCCTGGTCCTGGCCAAGGGGGCGATCTGGTACGTCACCGGGAGCCTCGCCGTCGGCTCGGAGGCCGTCAACAGCCTCGCCGACACGGTCTACAGCGTGGTGATCGTCGCCGGCCTCTACCTCACCACCCGGCCCCCCGACTTCGAGCACCCCCACGGCCACGAGCGCATCGAGCCGTTCGTGAGCCTCTTCGTCGCGCTGGGCATCTTCGCCGCCGGCGCAGCCGTCATCTGGCAGGCGATCTCGAGCGTCCTCGCGGACTCCGTCGCGGTGACCCACAACCCCGCGGCCGTGGGCGTGCTCGCGTTCGCCGCCGTCGCAAAGTACCTGCTCTATCGCTACTGTCTGGCGGTGGGAACGGACCACCGCTCGCCCGCCGTCGTGGCGACGGCGCTGGACAATCGCAACGACATCCTCACCGCGCTGGCGGCGATGGGGGGCGTCATCGGCGCCGTCCTCGGGTTCCCGCTGCTCGACCCCATCGCGGCCGCCGTCGTCGGCGTCGGCATCCTCTACACCGGCGTCGAGGTCGTCCGGGACAACCTCGACTACCTCGTCGGGGCGGCCCCGCCCGAGGATCTCCGGGCCGAGATCGTCCGCCGGGCGCTCTCCCACCCCGACGTGGAGGGCGCCCACGACGTCATCGCCCACTACGTCGGCCCGGAGATCGACGTCTCGCTCCACGTCGAGGTGGAAGGCGACCGCACCCTGACGGAGGCCCACGACATCGAGAGCGCCGTGATCCAGTCGATCGAGCGCCTCCCGGAGGTCGACGACGCGTTCGTCCACGTCGACCCGAAGGAGGCCGGCGAGTGGAAACCCGACGAGGAGGTCGACCGCCTGGTCGGCGGCCCGAACCGGGACCCCGACCGCGACCCCTGA